In Nonomuraea muscovyensis, one genomic interval encodes:
- a CDS encoding PSP1 domain-containing protein, with the protein MIMAVSFTRYGRLYYLDPGGHSPKVGDRVLVPTDAGPEVAECVWAPQYTSEDIDGLPVCAGLAGEEHLTRDETNKRRRAEARSVSKRLIKRHELPMKVVGVDYLDQDNVYTVYFSAPNRVDFRALVRDLARNLRARVELRQIGPRDEARLQGGIGPCGRDLCCATFLKDFEPVSVRMAKDQDLPVNPLRIAGACGRLMCCLKYEHPLYMETRYRMPRVGSRVSTPQGEGSVVGHNVPADTVTVRLDDGGRRCACPSASVCSPRQQHDKMYGTDGDPPPPA; encoded by the coding sequence ATGATCATGGCAGTGAGCTTCACCCGCTACGGAAGGCTCTACTACCTCGACCCGGGCGGGCACAGCCCCAAGGTGGGCGACAGGGTGCTGGTGCCCACCGACGCGGGGCCCGAGGTGGCCGAGTGCGTGTGGGCGCCGCAGTACACGAGCGAGGACATCGACGGGCTGCCGGTGTGCGCCGGCCTGGCGGGCGAGGAGCACCTCACCCGTGACGAGACGAACAAACGGCGCCGTGCCGAGGCCCGCAGCGTGTCCAAACGTCTGATCAAACGGCACGAGCTGCCCATGAAGGTCGTGGGGGTCGACTACCTCGACCAGGACAACGTCTACACCGTCTACTTCTCGGCCCCGAACCGGGTCGACTTCCGCGCCCTGGTCCGCGATCTGGCCCGCAACCTGCGCGCCAGGGTCGAGCTGCGGCAGATCGGCCCGCGCGACGAGGCCCGGCTCCAGGGCGGCATCGGCCCGTGCGGTCGCGACCTGTGCTGCGCCACGTTCCTCAAGGACTTCGAGCCCGTCTCGGTGCGCATGGCCAAGGACCAGGACCTCCCGGTCAACCCGCTGCGCATCGCCGGGGCGTGCGGGCGGCTCATGTGCTGCCTGAAGTACGAGCACCCGCTGTACATGGAGACCCGCTACCGGATGCCGCGCGTGGGCAGCCGGGTGAGCACGCCACAGGGCGAGGGCAGCGTCGTGGGGCACAACGTCCCGGCCGACACGGTTACGGTCCGCCTGGACGACGGCGGCCGGCGCTGCGCCTGCCCCTCCGCCTCGGTCTGCTCGCCGCGGCAGCAGCACGACAAGATGTACGGGACGGACGGCGACCCGCCACCCCCTGCCTGA
- a CDS encoding DNA polymerase III subunit delta' encodes MTVFADLVGQDQAVTVLSRAAGAAAEVVTGGRGAGMTHAWLFTGPPGSGREDAARAFAAALLCPDGGCGHCDQCHQVLIGSHPDLESVRPAGLSYSVKQTRELILRAAGAPTQGRWRVILFEDADRATESAANALLKAIEEPPPRTVWLLCAPAPDDLMITIRSRCRLVTLTTPSTEAVAHVLATRDSVPWETAGFAARAAQGHIARARSLALDEDVRRRREAVLAIPKSLTGVGECVSAAERLVKTAEEEAAAATATLNEAETAELRRLYGEGSTGKGLNRGLVRGGAGALKELEDRQKSRATRIKRDSLDAALLELVSFYRDVLAMQFGASVELANDDLRFDLDQLARASTPEETLRRIDAIMQCRERLDANVNPQIAVEAMMLALRG; translated from the coding sequence GTGACAGTTTTCGCCGACCTCGTCGGGCAGGACCAGGCCGTGACCGTCCTCTCGCGCGCGGCGGGGGCCGCCGCCGAGGTCGTCACCGGCGGGCGCGGCGCGGGCATGACGCACGCCTGGCTGTTCACCGGCCCGCCCGGCTCCGGCAGGGAGGACGCGGCGCGGGCGTTCGCGGCGGCGCTGCTGTGCCCCGACGGCGGCTGCGGCCACTGCGACCAGTGCCACCAGGTGCTGATCGGCTCCCACCCCGACCTCGAGTCCGTACGCCCGGCCGGCCTGTCCTACAGCGTCAAGCAGACCCGTGAGCTCATCCTCCGGGCCGCCGGCGCGCCGACGCAGGGGCGCTGGCGGGTGATCCTGTTCGAGGACGCCGACCGGGCCACCGAGTCCGCCGCGAACGCCCTGCTCAAGGCCATCGAGGAGCCGCCGCCGCGCACGGTGTGGCTGTTGTGCGCCCCGGCGCCCGACGACCTCATGATCACCATTCGCTCGCGCTGCCGCCTGGTCACCCTCACCACGCCGTCCACCGAGGCGGTCGCCCACGTGCTCGCCACCCGCGACAGCGTGCCCTGGGAGACGGCCGGCTTCGCCGCCCGCGCGGCCCAGGGGCACATCGCCCGCGCCCGTTCTCTCGCCCTCGACGAGGACGTCCGCCGGCGCCGGGAAGCCGTCCTGGCCATCCCGAAGTCTCTGACGGGCGTGGGGGAGTGCGTGTCCGCCGCCGAACGCCTGGTGAAGACGGCGGAGGAGGAGGCCGCGGCGGCGACGGCCACGCTCAACGAGGCGGAGACGGCCGAGCTGCGCCGCCTGTACGGCGAGGGCTCCACGGGCAAGGGCCTCAACCGGGGCCTGGTCCGCGGCGGGGCGGGCGCGCTGAAGGAGCTCGAGGACCGGCAGAAGTCCCGCGCCACCCGGATCAAGCGCGACTCGCTGGACGCGGCGTTGCTGGAGCTGGTGTCGTTCTACCGTGACGTGCTGGCGATGCAGTTCGGCGCGTCGGTGGAGCTGGCCAACGACGACCTCCGCTTCGACCTCGACCAGCTCGCCCGCGCCTCCACCCCGGAGGAGACGCTGCGCCGGATCGACGCGATCATGCAGTGCCGCGAACGCCTCGACGCCAACGTCAACCCCCAGATCGCCGTCGAGGCGATGATGCTCGCCCTGCGCGGCTGA
- a CDS encoding serine hydrolase domain-containing protein — translation MRKFGGSGLLVLALAVAGSAMMTTGASAATGRHDRLQRVLDHAVAGGGVPGIVADVRDGRERWFGTAGVADIETRRRRHPQEHFRIGSLTKAFTATVVLRLAAERKLNLDDTVAKWVPGVAEQAGADGTAITIRQLLNHTSGIPDAVPGQETPPPEKPGQRFIYSKVNYTLAGLIIEKATGAKLADEIARRIARPLGLTGTYLPGPETAIRGPHPRHYTKLPGGEIQDVTELDVSWAWAAGGMVSTTADLHRFMGALLGGRLLPAAQQREMFTMVSTKGADWIPDTRYGLGVYSQELPCGVTVWGGGGSIFGSWTYAMGSRNGGHLVVTNMNGDWNDPMATSVKLLQARFCPR, via the coding sequence ATGCGTAAGTTCGGTGGCAGCGGCCTGCTCGTCCTCGCCCTGGCGGTGGCGGGCAGCGCCATGATGACCACGGGGGCGTCAGCGGCGACGGGTCGCCACGACCGCCTCCAGCGAGTCCTGGACCACGCCGTGGCGGGCGGCGGCGTCCCCGGGATCGTGGCCGACGTCCGCGACGGCCGCGAGCGGTGGTTCGGGACAGCCGGTGTGGCTGACATCGAGACCCGCCGCAGGCGGCACCCGCAGGAGCATTTCCGTATCGGCAGCCTGACCAAGGCGTTCACGGCGACCGTGGTCCTGCGACTCGCGGCCGAGCGCAAGCTGAATTTGGACGACACGGTGGCGAAGTGGGTGCCCGGCGTGGCCGAGCAGGCGGGGGCGGACGGCACCGCGATCACCATCCGGCAACTGCTCAACCACACCAGCGGCATCCCCGACGCCGTCCCCGGACAGGAGACGCCGCCCCCGGAGAAGCCGGGGCAGCGCTTCATCTACTCCAAGGTCAACTACACCCTGGCCGGGTTGATCATCGAGAAGGCGACAGGCGCGAAACTGGCCGACGAGATCGCGCGGCGCATCGCCCGTCCGCTCGGCCTGACCGGGACGTACCTGCCGGGCCCGGAGACCGCGATCCGCGGCCCGCACCCGCGCCACTACACCAAGCTTCCCGGCGGGGAGATCCAGGACGTGACCGAGCTGGACGTGAGCTGGGCCTGGGCGGCCGGCGGCATGGTCTCGACGACCGCGGACCTCCACCGGTTCATGGGGGCACTGCTGGGCGGGCGGCTACTTCCGGCGGCACAGCAGCGGGAGATGTTCACCATGGTGTCGACGAAGGGGGCGGACTGGATCCCGGACACCAGGTACGGGCTGGGTGTCTACTCCCAGGAACTCCCGTGCGGGGTGACGGTCTGGGGCGGTGGGGGCTCGATCTTCGGTTCGTGGACGTACGCGATGGGCAGCCGCAACGGCGGGCACCTGGTCGTGACGAACATGAACGGCGACTGGAACGACCCGATGGCCACATCCGTCAAGCTGCTCCAGGCACGGTTCTGTCCTCGGTGA
- the tmk gene encoding dTMP kinase translates to MTAPGRRRTTAHVLANASFRRLWTAMSVCSLGDWLNILALTALAGNLTAGDDYRVQSLAIGGVFIAKMLPAVLLGPLAGVFADRFDRRTTMVAADLARFAVVLSIPLIGSYQWIIIATLLVECANLFWVPAKDATVPNLVPNEQLESANRLNLLVTYGSAPVAALLFAALSLAGDVLTTVVPGMAGVDPTSLALVVNACAYLVSAGLIFTLRGLPRRDGGISTPSVLRQIVEGWRYVGGNRLVRGLIIGMLGAFAAGGAVVGVAKIYVAALGGGDAAYGVVFGAVFVGMALGMFFGLRLLRELSRRRLFGLAITVAGLVLVAIALIHNLAIVVMLTVVLGACAGIAWIIGYTLIGLEVEDAMRGRTFAFLQSTARVTLLLVVAAANPLAALFGAHSFALGRVSYQFDGSNLVLVLGGALAVGVGLLALRHMDDRKGVPLSEDLIAAVRGERFGPGAAEELPGLFVAFEGGEGSGKTTQSRMIAIWLRDQGHDVVQTREPGSTKVGMRLRAILLDAAERGLSPRAEALMYAADRAEHVEKVIHPALRRGAIVVCDRYVDSSLAYQGAGRDLAPEDVSKVNAWATGGLVPHLTVLIDVPPSVGLTRLGGAADRIEAEPLDFHERVRKEFRALAAATPERYLVVDGTLPPEKITQTIQDRMRDILPDPVPRETEDATGTMPVIRD, encoded by the coding sequence ATGACCGCCCCTGGCCGACGCCGCACCACCGCCCACGTGCTGGCCAACGCTTCGTTCCGCCGGCTGTGGACGGCCATGTCGGTGTGCAGCCTGGGCGACTGGCTCAACATCCTGGCCCTGACCGCCCTCGCCGGAAACCTGACCGCGGGAGACGACTACCGCGTCCAGTCGCTGGCCATCGGCGGCGTGTTCATCGCCAAGATGCTGCCCGCGGTGCTGCTCGGGCCGCTCGCCGGCGTCTTCGCCGACCGGTTCGACCGGCGGACGACGATGGTCGCCGCCGATCTGGCGCGCTTCGCCGTGGTGCTGTCGATCCCGCTGATCGGCAGCTATCAGTGGATCATCATCGCCACGCTGCTGGTCGAGTGCGCCAACCTGTTCTGGGTGCCGGCGAAGGACGCCACGGTGCCCAACCTGGTGCCCAACGAACAGCTCGAGTCGGCCAACCGGCTCAACCTGCTCGTCACCTACGGCAGCGCGCCGGTGGCGGCCCTGCTGTTCGCGGCGCTGTCGCTGGCGGGCGACGTGCTGACCACCGTGGTGCCGGGCATGGCCGGCGTGGACCCGACCAGCCTGGCGCTCGTCGTCAACGCCTGCGCCTACCTGGTCTCGGCGGGCCTGATCTTCACCCTGCGCGGCCTCCCGCGGCGCGACGGCGGCATCTCCACGCCGTCGGTGCTCCGGCAGATCGTCGAGGGCTGGCGCTACGTCGGCGGCAACCGGCTCGTGCGCGGGCTGATCATCGGCATGCTGGGGGCGTTCGCGGCGGGCGGCGCCGTCGTCGGCGTCGCGAAGATCTACGTGGCCGCCCTGGGCGGCGGGGACGCCGCCTACGGTGTCGTGTTCGGCGCGGTCTTCGTCGGCATGGCGCTGGGCATGTTCTTCGGGCTGCGGCTGCTGCGCGAGCTGTCCAGGCGCCGGCTGTTCGGCCTGGCCATCACCGTGGCGGGCCTGGTCCTGGTCGCCATCGCGCTGATCCACAACCTCGCCATCGTCGTCATGCTGACCGTGGTGCTGGGGGCGTGCGCCGGCATCGCGTGGATCATCGGCTACACGCTGATCGGCCTTGAGGTCGAGGACGCGATGCGGGGCCGCACGTTCGCCTTCCTGCAGTCCACCGCCCGGGTGACGCTGCTGCTCGTCGTGGCCGCGGCCAACCCGCTCGCCGCCCTCTTCGGCGCCCACAGCTTCGCGCTGGGGCGGGTGTCCTACCAGTTCGACGGGTCCAACCTGGTGCTGGTGCTCGGCGGCGCGCTGGCCGTGGGCGTGGGCCTCCTGGCGCTGCGCCACATGGACGACCGCAAGGGAGTCCCGCTGTCCGAAGACCTGATCGCCGCGGTGCGCGGCGAGCGGTTCGGCCCCGGGGCGGCCGAGGAGCTGCCCGGGCTGTTCGTCGCCTTCGAGGGCGGCGAGGGCTCCGGCAAGACGACCCAGTCGCGGATGATCGCCATCTGGCTGCGCGACCAGGGCCACGACGTCGTCCAGACGCGCGAGCCGGGCTCCACCAAGGTCGGCATGCGGCTGCGGGCCATCCTCCTCGACGCGGCCGAGCGCGGTCTGTCGCCCCGGGCGGAGGCGCTCATGTACGCCGCCGACCGGGCCGAGCACGTCGAGAAGGTCATCCACCCCGCCCTGCGCCGGGGCGCGATCGTGGTCTGCGACCGCTACGTCGACTCCTCGCTGGCCTACCAGGGCGCGGGCCGGGACCTGGCCCCCGAGGACGTCTCCAAGGTCAACGCCTGGGCGACCGGCGGGCTGGTGCCGCACCTCACCGTGCTGATCGATGTGCCGCCCTCGGTGGGGCTGACCAGGCTCGGCGGTGCGGCCGACCGGATCGAGGCCGAGCCGCTCGACTTCCACGAACGGGTCCGCAAGGAGTTCCGCGCCCTGGCCGCCGCCACGCCCGAGCGCTACCTGGTGGTCGACGGCACGCTGCCCCCGGAGAAGATCACCCAGACCATCCAGGACCGGATGCGCGACATCCTGCCCGATCCGGTCCCCCGCGAGACCGAAGACGCCACGGGCACCATGCCGGTCATCCGCGACTAG
- a CDS encoding helix-turn-helix transcriptional regulator: protein MMSASAEGAAGRPSVPDVTFWAERGGLLFQQARHLSSMKQSALAGLSGTSRTTLSAYEHGRKSPTLETAGRILDAAGFRLTLEPKIEFTEHVADDGRRFHVPTRLPRLAPARALATVTLRGRAYDLAERAQRREAYGVLLGAGGPEEVLAHLDGVLLVELWPDLVLPAVVREAWLPVVAEARGPAARDGVVAG from the coding sequence ATGATGTCTGCGTCGGCCGAGGGCGCGGCGGGCCGGCCGAGCGTGCCGGACGTCACGTTCTGGGCGGAGCGGGGCGGCCTGCTGTTCCAGCAGGCCCGTCACCTGTCGAGCATGAAGCAGTCGGCGCTGGCCGGCCTCAGCGGCACGTCCAGGACGACGCTTTCCGCCTACGAGCACGGCCGCAAGTCGCCGACGCTGGAGACCGCCGGGCGGATTCTCGACGCCGCCGGGTTCCGGCTGACGCTGGAGCCCAAGATCGAGTTCACGGAGCACGTCGCCGACGACGGCCGTCGTTTCCACGTGCCGACCCGGCTGCCCCGCCTGGCGCCGGCCCGCGCGCTGGCCACCGTGACGCTCCGCGGCCGCGCCTACGACCTGGCCGAGCGCGCCCAGCGCCGCGAGGCCTACGGGGTGCTGCTCGGGGCAGGCGGTCCCGAGGAGGTGCTGGCACACCTCGACGGGGTGCTGCTCGTGGAGCTCTGGCCCGACCTGGTGCTGCCCGCGGTCGTCCGCGAGGCGTGGCTCCCGGTGGTGGCCGAGGCCCGCGGGCCGGCCGCTCGCGACGGCGTGGTGGCGGGTTGA
- a CDS encoding metallophosphoesterase produces MVIGFLATVLSVTVAVHVYLWHRLVRSTTRPGSRSRRVLTGALALLGVLVVVTFAGSRVEAGFWLAWPGYMWLAVMFYLLVFLVLLEVPRAVAWRLMRRSAPAPEAVPAAVPVSAVGGDTEGAPAGDGGRGATGGARGTGATALGGETADGERPRGEGSGGDAISRRLFLGRATAAIAGVSAIGTVGYGVRTALGDPVIEPVRVVLPKLDPRLNGLRVAVVSDIHLGPLTGTAHAERIVRMINAQRPDVVTIVGDLVDGTVAELGEQARPLGELEARHGSYFVTGNHEYYTANGPQEWIEKLRELGIRSLRNERVEIRHQGGVLDLAGVNDVNGATADDGPDFDKALDGRDPGRAMVLLAHQPVQAAEAARRGVDLQLSGHTHGGQMVPFNLVVPLQQPVVSGLGAVDGMPVYVTRGAGFWGPPVRVGAPPEITMVELRS; encoded by the coding sequence GTGGTCATAGGCTTCCTCGCGACGGTGCTCTCGGTGACCGTCGCCGTGCACGTGTACCTGTGGCACCGGCTCGTGCGGTCCACCACCCGGCCCGGCAGCAGGTCGCGCCGGGTGCTGACGGGGGCCCTGGCGCTGCTGGGCGTGCTGGTGGTGGTGACGTTCGCGGGCTCGCGGGTGGAGGCCGGGTTCTGGCTGGCCTGGCCGGGCTACATGTGGCTGGCTGTCATGTTCTACCTGCTGGTCTTCCTCGTGCTGCTGGAGGTGCCGCGGGCGGTCGCGTGGCGGTTGATGCGGCGCTCCGCGCCCGCTCCCGAGGCCGTGCCCGCCGCCGTGCCGGTCTCGGCCGTCGGCGGCGACACGGAGGGTGCTCCGGCCGGTGACGGCGGGCGGGGTGCCACGGGTGGCGCCCGTGGCACGGGTGCCACCGCCCTGGGCGGTGAGACCGCTGACGGTGAGCGTCCGCGTGGTGAGGGTTCCGGCGGCGACGCCATCAGCAGGAGGCTCTTCCTCGGGCGGGCCACCGCCGCCATCGCGGGCGTCAGCGCGATCGGCACGGTCGGCTACGGCGTGCGCACCGCCCTCGGCGACCCCGTCATCGAGCCCGTCAGAGTCGTCCTGCCGAAGCTGGACCCCCGGCTGAACGGCCTGCGGGTGGCCGTGGTCAGCGACATCCACCTCGGGCCGCTCACCGGGACGGCACACGCCGAACGCATCGTCCGGATGATCAACGCCCAGCGGCCCGACGTGGTCACGATCGTGGGCGACCTCGTCGACGGGACCGTGGCCGAGCTGGGGGAGCAGGCCAGGCCCCTGGGCGAGCTGGAGGCCAGGCACGGCTCCTACTTCGTGACCGGCAACCACGAGTACTACACGGCCAACGGGCCGCAGGAGTGGATCGAGAAGCTGCGTGAGCTGGGCATCCGGTCGCTGCGCAACGAACGCGTGGAGATCCGCCACCAGGGCGGCGTGCTGGACCTGGCCGGGGTCAACGACGTCAACGGCGCCACCGCGGACGACGGCCCCGACTTCGACAAGGCGCTGGACGGGCGTGACCCGGGCCGGGCCATGGTGCTGCTGGCCCACCAGCCCGTCCAGGCCGCCGAGGCCGCCCGGCGCGGGGTGGACCTGCAGCTTTCGGGCCACACGCACGGCGGGCAGATGGTGCCGTTCAACCTGGTGGTGCCGCTGCAGCAGCCGGTCGTGTCGGGGCTGGGCGCGGTGGACGGCATGCCGGTGTACGTGACGCGGGGCGCCGGGTTCTGGGGGCCGCCGGTCCGCGTGGGGGCGCCGCCCGAGATCACGATGGTGGAGCTGCGTTCGTAG